The following are from one region of the Syngnathus acus chromosome 19, fSynAcu1.2, whole genome shotgun sequence genome:
- the psmd11b gene encoding 26S proteasome non-ATPase regulatory subunit 11B → MAAAAVVEFQRAQSLISTDRDASINILHSIVRRDVQENDEEAVRVKEQSILELGTLLAKTGQAAELGGLLKFVRPFLISISKAKAARLVRSLLDLFLDMEAATGQEVDLCLECIEWAKTEKRTFLRQALEARLISLYFDTKRYQEALALGSQLLLELKKMDDKALLVEVQLLESKTYHALSNLPKARAALTSARTTANAIYCPPKLQAALDMQSGIIHAAEEKDWKTAYSYFFEAFEGYDSIDSPRAITALKYMLLCKIVLSSPEEVQSLISGKLGLRYTGRQTDALKCVAQASKNRSLADFEKALTEYRAELRDDPIINTHLAKLYDNLLEQNLIRVIEPFSRVQIEHVSSLIKLPKGDVERKLSQMILDKKFHGILDQGEGVLIIFEEPPVDKTYEAALETIQNMSKVVDSLYNKAKKLT, encoded by the exons ATGGCGGCTGCAGCAGTGGTCGAGTTTCAGAGAGCTCAGTCTCTCATTAGCACGGACCGCGACGCCTCCATCAACATTCTGCACTCGATAG TGAGGCGAGACGTCCAGGAGAACGATGAAGAAGCGGTCAGGGTCAAAGAGCAGAGCATCCTGGAGCTGGGAACGCTGCTGGCCAAGACGGGACAGGCGGCAG AACTCGGCGGCTTGCTGAAATTTGTGCGGCCGTTCCTGATCTCCATCAGCAAGGCCAAAGCGGCACGGCTGGTGCGCTCGCTGCTGGATTTGTTCCTGGACATGGAGGCAGCCACAGGTCAAGAGGTGGACCTGTGTCTGGAATGTATTGAATGGGCCAAGACCGAGAAGAGGACCTTCTTGCGACAAGCCCTTGaa GCTCGACTGATCTCCCTCTATTTTGACACCAAGCGGTACCAGGAGGCCCTGGCGCTAG GCTCtcagctgctgctggagctgaagaagatggatgacaAGGCCCTGCTGGTGGAGGTGCAGTTGCTGGAGAGCAAGACGTACCACGCCCTCAGTAACCTGCCCAAGGCCCGCGCCGCGCTCACCTCGGCACGCACCACCGCCAACGCCATCTACTGTCCTCCCAAGCTGCAGGCGGCGCTGGACATGCAGTCAG GGATCATCCACGCGGCCGAGGAGAAGGACTGGAAGACGGCCTACTCTTACTTCTTCGAGGCCTTTGAGGGCTACGACTCCATCGACAGCCCGCGAGCCATCACCGCCCTCAAATACATGCTCCTCTGCAAGATTGTCCTCAGCTC ACCAGAGGAGGTACAATCTCTGATCAGCGGGAAACTGGGCCTACGATACACCGGGCGCCAG ACAGACGCATTGAAATGCGTGGCCCAGGCCAGCAAGAACAGATCATTAGCAGACTTTGAAAAG GCCCTCACAGAGTACAGAGCGGAGCTGAGGGACGACCCCATCATCAACACGCACCTGGCCAAGCTGTACGACAACCTGCTGGAACAGAACCTCATCCGAGTCATCGAGCCCTTCTCCAGAGTTCAG ATAGAACATGTATCATCTCTTATCAAACTCCCAAAG GGGGATGTAGAGCGCAAGCTGTCACAGATGATTCTGGATAAAAAGTTTCACG GAATCCTGGACCAGGGCGAAGGAGTGCTGATCATCTTTGAGGAGCCGCCCGTGGACAAAACGTACGAAGCCGCCTTGGAAACCATTCAGAACATGAGCAAAGTGGTCGATTCACTTTACAACAAAGCCAAGAAGCTGACATAG
- the cdk5r1b gene encoding cyclin-dependent kinase 5 activator 1b isoform X1, which translates to MRGRRSSSSLRSHSESCCHPQSEKPSDKTGRSPSPPEILRRLLAAVAMGTVLSLSPSYRKAALFEDGPATVGHYTAVKNSKNAKDKGLKRHSLINVLPWKRIVAVSAKKKGSKKVQPNGTYQNNVSHLNNENLKKSQSCANLSSFAQDQSTPSNKASNDNSSVKKAPAPVVVAAAPGTPKRVIVQASTSELLRCLGDFLCRRCYRLKHLSPTEPVLWLRSVDRSLLLQGWQDQGFITPANVVFVYMLCRDVVSSEVAGEHELQAVLLTCLYLSYSYMGNEISYPLKPFLVESSKEAFWDRCLSIIDLMSAKMLQINSDPHYFTQVFADLKNESQKEEERSRLLIGLDRRAIA; encoded by the exons ATGAGGGGAAGACGCTCGTCTTCGTCGTTGCGCAGTCATTCGGAGAGCTG CTGCCATCCGCAGAGTGAAAAACCGAGCGACAAGACAGGGCGCTCGCCGTCCCCTCCCGAGATCTTGCGTCGTCTCCTCGCCGCCGTCGCCATGGGAACCGTGCTCTCCCTGTCGCCCAGCTACCGCAAGGCGGCCCTGTTTGAGGATGGGCCGGCCACGGTGGGCCACTACACGGCGGTAAAGAACAGCAAGAACGCCAAGGACAAAGGCCTGAAGCGCCACTCGCTCATCAACGTGCTGCCGTGGAAGCGCATCGTGGCCGTGTCGGCTAAGAAGAAGGGCTCCAAGAAGGTGCAGCCCAACGGGACCTACCAGAACAACGTCAGCCACCTGAACAATGAGAACCTGAAGAAGTCGCAGTCGTGTGCCAACCTGTCGTCCTTCGCGCAGGACCAGAGCACTCCGAGCAACAAGGCCTCCAACGACAACTCCTCGGTCAAGAAGGCCCCGGCCCCGGTGGTGGTCGCCGCTGCCCCCGGGACCCCCAAGCGGGTGATCGTGCAGGCGTCCACCAGTGAGCTTCTGCGCTGCCTGGGCGACTTCCTATGCCGGCGCTGCTACCGCCTCAAGCACCTGTCGCCCACCGAGCCGGTTCTGTGGCTGCGCAGCGTGGACCGctccctgctgctgcaggGGTGGCAGGACCAGGGCTTCATCACGCCCGCCAACGTGGTCTTCGTCTACATGCTGTGCCGCGACGTGGTCTCCTCCGAGGTTGCCGGCGAGCACGAGCTGCAAGCCGTGTTGCTCACCTGCCTCTACCTGTCCTACTCCTACATGGGCAACGAGATCTCCTACCCGCTCAAGCCCTTTCTGGTGGAGAGCTCCAAGGAAGCCTTCTGGGACCGCTGCCTGTCCATCATCGACTTGATGAGCGCCAAGATGCTGCAGATCAACTCGGACCCACACTACTTCACGCAGGTCTTTGCCGACCTCAAGAACGAGAgccagaaggaggaggagcgcaGCCGCCTGCTTATCGGCCTGGACcg GAGGGCCATCGCCTGA
- the cdk5r1b gene encoding cyclin-dependent kinase 5 activator 1b isoform X2, whose protein sequence is MRGRRSSSSLRSHSESCCHPQSEKPSDKTGRSPSPPEILRRLLAAVAMGTVLSLSPSYRKAALFEDGPATVGHYTAVKNSKNAKDKGLKRHSLINVLPWKRIVAVSAKKKGSKKVQPNGTYQNNVSHLNNENLKKSQSCANLSSFAQDQSTPSNKASNDNSSVKKAPAPVVVAAAPGTPKRVIVQASTSELLRCLGDFLCRRCYRLKHLSPTEPVLWLRSVDRSLLLQGWQDQGFITPANVVFVYMLCRDVVSSEVAGEHELQAVLLTCLYLSYSYMGNEISYPLKPFLVESSKEAFWDRCLSIIDLMSAKMLQINSDPHYFTQVFADLKNESQKEEERSRLLIGLDR, encoded by the exons ATGAGGGGAAGACGCTCGTCTTCGTCGTTGCGCAGTCATTCGGAGAGCTG CTGCCATCCGCAGAGTGAAAAACCGAGCGACAAGACAGGGCGCTCGCCGTCCCCTCCCGAGATCTTGCGTCGTCTCCTCGCCGCCGTCGCCATGGGAACCGTGCTCTCCCTGTCGCCCAGCTACCGCAAGGCGGCCCTGTTTGAGGATGGGCCGGCCACGGTGGGCCACTACACGGCGGTAAAGAACAGCAAGAACGCCAAGGACAAAGGCCTGAAGCGCCACTCGCTCATCAACGTGCTGCCGTGGAAGCGCATCGTGGCCGTGTCGGCTAAGAAGAAGGGCTCCAAGAAGGTGCAGCCCAACGGGACCTACCAGAACAACGTCAGCCACCTGAACAATGAGAACCTGAAGAAGTCGCAGTCGTGTGCCAACCTGTCGTCCTTCGCGCAGGACCAGAGCACTCCGAGCAACAAGGCCTCCAACGACAACTCCTCGGTCAAGAAGGCCCCGGCCCCGGTGGTGGTCGCCGCTGCCCCCGGGACCCCCAAGCGGGTGATCGTGCAGGCGTCCACCAGTGAGCTTCTGCGCTGCCTGGGCGACTTCCTATGCCGGCGCTGCTACCGCCTCAAGCACCTGTCGCCCACCGAGCCGGTTCTGTGGCTGCGCAGCGTGGACCGctccctgctgctgcaggGGTGGCAGGACCAGGGCTTCATCACGCCCGCCAACGTGGTCTTCGTCTACATGCTGTGCCGCGACGTGGTCTCCTCCGAGGTTGCCGGCGAGCACGAGCTGCAAGCCGTGTTGCTCACCTGCCTCTACCTGTCCTACTCCTACATGGGCAACGAGATCTCCTACCCGCTCAAGCCCTTTCTGGTGGAGAGCTCCAAGGAAGCCTTCTGGGACCGCTGCCTGTCCATCATCGACTTGATGAGCGCCAAGATGCTGCAGATCAACTCGGACCCACACTACTTCACGCAGGTCTTTGCCGACCTCAAGAACGAGAgccagaaggaggaggagcgcaGCCGCCTGCTTATCGGCCTGGACcggtga